From a single Miscanthus floridulus cultivar M001 chromosome 8, ASM1932011v1, whole genome shotgun sequence genomic region:
- the LOC136469661 gene encoding uncharacterized mitochondrial protein AtMg00810-like translates to MSAHFRMNNLGALSYYLSIEVRQGKEALTLGQSAYASKLLERSGMAECKSCVTPMEERLKLMKASTMVKVDATLYRNIIDSLCYLVHMRLDIAFVVGYITRFMEDP, encoded by the coding sequence ATGTCAGCTCATTTTCGAATGAACAATCTCggtgcgctctcctactacctcagcatcgaggtgagacaggggaaggaggcgctaaCGCTTGGTCAGAGTGCGTATGCTTCAAAGCTGttagagcggagcggcatggctgagtgcaagtcgtgcgtgactccgatggaggagcggctgaagctaatGAAGGCCAGTACTATggtgaaggtagatgcaacactctaccggaatatcatcgacagtctgtgctacctagtccacatgaggctaGATATTGCGTTCGTTGTGGGCTACATCacccgcttcatggaggatccctga